Proteins from one Deinococcus actinosclerus genomic window:
- a CDS encoding sensor histidine kinase, with product MTDAERAPLWDLTQQSRAHLLTALLPMLLSGVLIVAAFLPVHRTLASDDAAWNSRQYRQLLTLLTQYALLEAAPGTPPAALVERRDQVLSQVSAAPDQLQAQYPHLTDREQEAGVALRDIAALLAQRSPAATRRALEIAATLDTLNVQYQETLRRDLQRHLRVMESTMLLAGLLSGLLGSTLILAALNRAGQERYTREQSESQQREALGMAAHELRRPMQALLLATEALRHTDNARAREKLLRSIEQHAEQLATRSELERLDAMYVRMISAPTPTDLTALVARHESLRVRVRRPPTPLLWMADPTQVQQIIENLVENAIKYSSGPITITLDPPTDSWGPTIRVTDHGPGLHPSLHEAVFQIGMRLNTHVPGRGLGLPLARRLATVNRAEITLHDTPGGGLDVRVTFHLPD from the coding sequence GTGACGGACGCCGAGCGCGCGCCCCTGTGGGACCTGACGCAGCAGAGCCGCGCGCACCTGCTGACGGCGCTGCTGCCCATGCTGCTGTCGGGCGTCCTGATCGTGGCGGCCTTCCTGCCCGTTCACCGCACCCTGGCGTCCGACGACGCCGCGTGGAACAGCCGGCAGTACCGGCAGCTGCTGACGCTGCTCACGCAGTACGCGCTGCTGGAAGCCGCGCCCGGCACGCCGCCCGCCGCCCTGGTCGAGCGGCGCGACCAGGTGCTCTCGCAGGTGAGCGCCGCGCCCGACCAGTTGCAGGCGCAGTACCCGCACCTCACGGACCGCGAGCAGGAGGCGGGCGTGGCGCTGCGCGACATTGCCGCGCTGCTCGCGCAGCGCTCGCCGGCCGCGACCCGACGCGCGCTGGAGATCGCGGCCACGCTGGATACCCTGAACGTGCAGTATCAGGAGACCCTGCGCCGCGACCTGCAACGCCACCTGCGGGTCATGGAGAGCACCATGCTCCTGGCGGGGCTGCTGAGCGGCCTGCTGGGCAGCACCCTGATCCTCGCGGCGCTCAACCGCGCCGGTCAGGAGCGGTACACGCGCGAGCAGAGCGAATCCCAGCAGCGCGAGGCGCTCGGCATGGCCGCGCACGAGCTGCGCCGCCCCATGCAGGCGCTGCTGCTGGCCACCGAGGCGCTGCGGCACACCGACAACGCCCGCGCCCGGGAGAAGCTGCTGCGCAGCATTGAGCAGCACGCCGAGCAGCTGGCCACCCGCAGTGAACTCGAGCGCCTGGACGCCATGTATGTCCGCATGATCAGCGCGCCCACGCCCACGGACCTGACCGCGCTGGTCGCCCGGCACGAGAGCCTGCGCGTGCGGGTGCGCCGCCCGCCGACGCCGCTGCTGTGGATGGCCGATCCCACGCAGGTGCAGCAGATCATCGAGAACCTGGTGGAAAACGCCATCAAGTACAGCAGCGGCCCGATCACGATCACGCTCGATCCGCCCACGGACTCGTGGGGGCCCACCATCCGCGTGACCGATCACGGGCCCGGCCTGCATCCCAGCCTGCACGAGGCCGTGTTCCAGATCGGCATGCGGCTGAACACGCACGTGCCGGGGCGGGGCCTGGGGCTGCCGCTGGCGCGGCGGCTGGCCACCGTGAACCGCGCGGAGATCACGCTGCACGACACGCCGGGCGGGGGCCTGGATGTCCGCGTGACCTTCCACCTGCCCGACTGA
- a CDS encoding GNAT family N-acetyltransferase — MTAPSAVPTEIVTPRLRLRRPDPADAEALVAAVNASLPQLREWMTWAQAPMVLEASRENLTGAAERFDSRENLRYHVWNADGTELVGSSGYHALDWRVPKGEIGYWIATAHAGQGYAREVTQALTDLALTDRAAGGLGLRRLEIRCDPANGRSARIPPALGYALDARLVNDDVTADGSVVRDTLIFSRVR, encoded by the coding sequence ATGACTGCTCCCAGCGCCGTCCCGACCGAGATCGTCACGCCCCGCCTGCGCCTGCGCCGGCCCGACCCGGCGGACGCGGAGGCGCTGGTGGCCGCCGTGAACGCCTCGCTGCCGCAGCTGCGCGAATGGATGACGTGGGCGCAGGCGCCCATGGTCCTGGAGGCCTCCCGCGAGAACCTGACGGGCGCCGCCGAACGCTTCGATTCGCGGGAGAACCTGCGCTACCACGTGTGGAACGCTGACGGCACCGAGCTGGTGGGCAGCAGCGGCTATCACGCCCTGGACTGGCGCGTCCCGAAGGGCGAGATCGGGTACTGGATCGCCACGGCGCACGCGGGGCAGGGCTACGCGCGCGAGGTCACGCAGGCCCTGACCGACCTGGCCCTGACGGACCGCGCGGCGGGCGGCCTGGGCCTGCGGCGCCTGGAGATCCGCTGTGATCCCGCCAACGGGCGCAGCGCCCGCATTCCCCCGGCGCTGGGCTACGCGCTGGACGCCCGGCTGGTGAACGACGACGTGACTGCGGACGGCTCGGTGGTGCGGGACACGCTGATCTTCAGCCGCGTGCGCTGA
- a CDS encoding carbohydrate kinase family protein, whose translation MTERPLVSLGDLTWDVLAKPDTLLLPGGDSTGRIELSGGGSAANLAVWARRAGPARAAHFVGKIGHDRFGELAAAELRAEGVTADVIESAEHPTGVILGLIDRRGQRAMLTGQGADWELLPHELPGEVLRGAGHLHLTAWSLFRDPPRAAALHAAQLARAGGATLSLDPGSFQMIQSLGREVFLRILDRLPMDVLFPNDDEARAMSGRGDRQEAMDWFRTRFPDALIVMKLDEDGVLIEGPGQARVQVPATTDRAVDATGAGDAFGGAFLAEWLTHGDAARAAQLAVQVGGWVVSRFGARPPADEELHARIAAHGGRPA comes from the coding sequence ATGACTGAACGACCACTGGTTTCACTGGGAGACCTGACCTGGGACGTGCTGGCCAAACCGGACACGCTCCTGCTGCCCGGTGGGGACAGCACCGGGCGGATTGAACTGTCGGGCGGCGGCAGCGCCGCGAACCTCGCCGTCTGGGCCCGCCGCGCCGGACCCGCGCGCGCCGCTCACTTCGTGGGCAAGATCGGCCACGACCGCTTCGGCGAGCTCGCGGCGGCGGAACTGCGCGCCGAGGGCGTCACCGCCGACGTGATCGAGAGCGCCGAGCACCCCACCGGCGTGATCCTCGGCCTGATCGACCGGCGGGGCCAGCGGGCCATGCTGACCGGCCAGGGCGCCGACTGGGAACTCCTGCCGCACGAGCTGCCCGGCGAGGTGCTGCGCGGCGCCGGGCACCTGCACCTCACCGCCTGGAGCCTCTTCCGCGACCCGCCGCGCGCCGCCGCCCTGCACGCCGCGCAGCTGGCCCGCGCGGGCGGCGCGACCCTCAGCCTGGATCCGGGCAGTTTCCAGATGATCCAGAGCCTGGGCCGCGAGGTGTTCCTGCGCATCCTGGACCGCCTGCCCATGGACGTGCTGTTTCCCAACGACGACGAGGCCCGCGCCATGAGTGGCCGCGGCGACCGCCAGGAGGCGATGGACTGGTTCCGCACCCGTTTCCCGGACGCCCTGATCGTCATGAAGCTCGACGAGGACGGCGTCCTGATCGAGGGACCCGGGCAGGCGCGCGTGCAGGTGCCCGCCACCACCGACCGCGCCGTGGACGCCACCGGCGCCGGAGACGCCTTCGGCGGCGCGTTCCTGGCCGAGTGGCTCACGCACGGGGACGCCGCGCGCGCCGCGCAGCTGGCCGTGCAGGTGGGCGGCTGGGTCGTGTCGCGCTTCGGGGCGCGCCCACCCGCCGACGAGGAGCTGCACGCCCGGATCGCCGCGCACGGCGGGAGGCCCGCGTGA
- the mutL gene encoding DNA mismatch repair endonuclease MutL, whose product MTSPDIHVLPAHVARLIAAGEVVSRPLDVVRELVDNALDAGATRVDVEVDGGGLRLVRVRDNGAGIPAGSVGLAPLRHATSKLSPQASSVDGVTTLGFRGEALWAAAQAGELHVVSRPAAQVGACEVLAQGEGVQVARASAPAGTTVTVRNLFARLPGRLRTQAPAASEVREVTALLGRYVLHHPGLHWRLTVDGEVRLTHAPSDHRGAVASVYGPLSANRVLAVSGEGVRGVVSRPELTRARRDRMHISVNGRPVLAPPELERAVIEGYGELLPAGVAPLCVLDVTVAPEDHNPNVHPAKQVVALADLPGVAARVRAAVAATLSAHPLARALPELRPAAQPAPAPGHAAFPALTLLGVYQELYLLAQGEGDLWVVDAHAAHERALFEHLTRTLGGAPPAELPEPELLHLTPEQLARLHERGPELQGWGLTLEDFGAGLARLRTLPAALAPLNVPRLHEQIVECALGDGPDPRRDMLARLACAPALKAGMLDLGRGQAVLDALAGCEHPWACPHGRPTVLRLGERDLAHAFGRRGARDVPRGRDAAPTGGPGVSGS is encoded by the coding sequence GTGACCTCGCCTGATATCCATGTTCTTCCGGCTCATGTGGCGCGTCTGATCGCGGCGGGTGAGGTGGTGTCGCGTCCGCTGGACGTGGTGCGGGAACTCGTGGACAACGCGCTGGACGCCGGGGCGACCCGCGTGGACGTGGAGGTGGACGGCGGGGGCCTGCGGCTGGTGCGGGTGCGGGACAACGGCGCGGGCATCCCGGCGGGTTCGGTGGGATTGGCGCCGCTGCGGCACGCGACGAGCAAGCTGTCCCCGCAGGCGAGTTCGGTGGACGGCGTGACGACGCTCGGCTTCCGGGGCGAGGCGCTGTGGGCGGCGGCGCAGGCCGGTGAGCTGCACGTGGTGTCGCGCCCGGCGGCGCAGGTGGGCGCGTGCGAGGTGCTCGCGCAGGGTGAGGGCGTGCAGGTGGCCCGCGCGTCCGCCCCGGCGGGAACGACCGTGACGGTGCGCAACCTCTTCGCGCGGCTGCCGGGGCGGCTGCGGACGCAGGCGCCGGCGGCCTCCGAGGTGCGGGAGGTGACGGCGCTGCTGGGCCGCTACGTGCTGCACCACCCGGGTCTGCACTGGCGCCTGACGGTGGACGGCGAGGTGCGCCTGACGCACGCGCCCAGCGATCACCGGGGCGCGGTGGCGAGCGTGTACGGCCCGCTGAGCGCGAACCGCGTGCTGGCCGTCTCGGGCGAGGGCGTGCGCGGGGTGGTGTCGCGCCCGGAGCTGACGCGCGCGCGGCGCGACCGCATGCATATCAGCGTGAACGGGCGGCCGGTGCTGGCCCCGCCGGAACTGGAACGCGCGGTGATCGAGGGCTACGGGGAGCTGCTCCCGGCGGGCGTGGCGCCGCTGTGCGTGCTGGACGTGACGGTCGCGCCGGAGGATCACAATCCGAACGTGCACCCGGCGAAGCAGGTGGTGGCGCTGGCGGACCTGCCGGGCGTGGCGGCGCGGGTGCGGGCGGCGGTGGCGGCGACGCTCTCAGCACACCCGCTGGCGCGGGCGCTGCCGGAGTTGCGCCCGGCGGCGCAGCCCGCCCCGGCACCGGGGCACGCGGCGTTCCCGGCGCTGACGCTGCTGGGCGTGTACCAGGAGCTGTACCTGCTCGCGCAGGGCGAGGGGGACCTGTGGGTGGTGGACGCGCACGCCGCGCACGAGCGGGCACTGTTCGAGCACCTGACCCGCACGCTGGGCGGGGCACCCCCGGCGGAGCTGCCCGAGCCGGAGCTGCTGCACCTGACCCCCGAGCAGCTCGCGCGCCTGCACGAGCGCGGCCCGGAATTGCAGGGCTGGGGCCTGACGCTGGAGGACTTCGGCGCGGGGCTGGCGCGGCTGCGCACCCTGCCCGCCGCGCTGGCCCCGCTGAACGTGCCCCGGCTGCACGAGCAGATCGTCGAGTGCGCGCTGGGTGACGGCCCGGACCCGCGCCGGGACATGCTGGCGCGGCTGGCGTGTGCGCCCGCGCTGAAGGCCGGGATGCTGGACCTGGGGCGGGGTCAGGCGGTGCTGGACGCCCTGGCCGGCTGCGAGCACCCGTGGGCGTGCCCGCACGGACGGCCCACGGTGCTGCGCCTGGGCGAGCGGGATCTGGCGCACGCGTTCGGGCGGCGGGGCGCGCGGGACGTGCCGCGCGGGCGGGACGCCGCGCCGACCGGCGGGCCGGGCGTCAGCGGCTCCTGA
- the mltG gene encoding endolytic transglycosylase MltG codes for MRRGGAGCLRVLAVFTLLLFGVVGGALWYVRSLLGPAGGAAYTLTVKPGDTLAGVAATLQARGIVKNGDVLRFLMRRSGTAGSLKEGLYDLNGQMTAEQVAAKLAGPARIPTVSVTIPEGRRVRDLPAIFQKAGFDGAAILKVLNDAALSPYASGKQANLEGFLFPATYDLRPQATPGQVVQTLLDRMNREFTPERVESARKLGLSVRDWVILASMVQAEAANDAEMPVIAGVFLNRLRDGMTLGSDPTVAYGLGKNLPELDRSAGDFTKDTPYSTYTRAGLPAGPINNPGQAALLAVLQPRRTLPDGRDAVYFLHGLDGKIYVNHTFAEHNRDIARYR; via the coding sequence GTGAGACGCGGTGGGGCCGGCTGCCTGCGCGTCCTGGCGGTGTTCACGCTGCTGCTGTTCGGCGTGGTCGGCGGGGCGCTGTGGTACGTGCGCAGCCTGCTGGGCCCGGCGGGCGGCGCCGCCTACACCCTGACGGTCAAGCCCGGGGATACCCTGGCGGGCGTCGCGGCCACGTTGCAGGCGCGGGGCATCGTGAAGAACGGCGACGTGCTGCGCTTCCTGATGCGCCGCAGTGGCACGGCCGGCAGCCTCAAGGAGGGGCTGTACGACCTGAACGGCCAGATGACCGCCGAGCAGGTCGCCGCGAAGCTCGCCGGGCCCGCGCGCATTCCCACCGTCAGCGTGACGATCCCCGAGGGCCGGCGCGTGCGCGACCTGCCCGCCATCTTTCAGAAGGCGGGCTTCGACGGGGCGGCCATCCTGAAGGTCCTGAACGACGCGGCCCTCAGTCCGTACGCCAGCGGGAAGCAGGCCAACCTGGAAGGCTTCCTGTTTCCGGCCACGTACGACCTGCGGCCCCAGGCCACCCCGGGGCAGGTCGTGCAGACCCTGCTGGACCGCATGAACCGGGAATTCACGCCCGAACGGGTCGAGAGCGCCAGGAAGCTGGGCCTGAGCGTGCGCGACTGGGTGATTCTGGCGAGCATGGTGCAGGCCGAGGCCGCCAACGACGCCGAGATGCCCGTCATCGCCGGGGTGTTCCTGAACCGCCTGCGCGACGGCATGACCCTGGGCAGCGACCCCACCGTCGCGTACGGGCTGGGCAAGAACCTTCCGGAACTCGACCGCAGCGCCGGGGACTTCACGAAGGACACCCCGTACTCCACCTACACCCGCGCCGGGCTGCCCGCCGGGCCGATCAACAATCCCGGTCAGGCCGCGCTGCTGGCCGTGCTGCAACCCAGGCGCACCCTCCCGGACGGCCGGGACGCCGTGTACTTCCTGCACGGCTTGGACGGGAAGATCTACGTGAACCACACCTTCGCGGAACACAACCGCGACATCGCCCGGTACCGCTGA
- a CDS encoding cation:proton antiporter, with amino-acid sequence MTVRGRLWGAGLLALAGVAGAEGAAGEAAHAGPPAFLVQLTLLLIVSALAAYGSFRLRLLPIIGFLLAGVLVGPGALGLIRDPELISAASEVGVMLLLFTIGIEFSLERLSRIARLIFLGGGLQVGLTVLAAAGALLAFGVGAADAVFTGCLLALSSTAIVMKLLGERGETNARTGQVSLGILIFQDLAVVLMVLLIPMLAGQGGGAAGVLLALAKAGGIIALVLVAARRVVPPLMEVVARTCSTEIFLLAVVALCFGTASLTALAGVSLALGAFLAGLLVSESRYGAQAMGEILPLQILFSAAFFLSVGLQLNLGFVAGNLGLVLGAAALIALLKVLVTSLSVRLLGESWRTALPVALLTGQVGEFSFVLATTGAALGLSFAGLGERGTGVFIAATVLLMAFTPALAALGGPLLARLPSPTPAGARAAGTDATGEDRRGDGAHGLPVADRVVFLGYGAHARLSARALSRAGQPYSVVTRSPDGASELQGRGAPVLIADYTRAGLLRELDIESARAVVIADDDPEMTERSLSVLRTVAPQVRVITRATSPEGFAGLQALGAQHVLSAHKEVAAGILDLLTPPEVTRAELSRHLAEHPPVTLSATQRAQCEHAAHNAGPVTPESDVCLECVAAGDTWVHLRVCMTCGHVGCCDSSKNRHATRHAQGQGHPVIRSAEPGEDWAYCYEHRWTK; translated from the coding sequence ATGACGGTTCGAGGACGGTTGTGGGGGGCGGGGCTGCTGGCACTGGCCGGCGTGGCAGGGGCCGAGGGAGCGGCGGGCGAAGCGGCGCACGCGGGGCCGCCGGCGTTTCTGGTGCAGCTGACGCTGCTGCTGATCGTGTCGGCGCTGGCGGCGTACGGGTCGTTCCGGCTGCGGCTGCTGCCGATCATCGGCTTCCTGCTGGCCGGGGTGCTGGTGGGGCCGGGCGCGCTGGGCCTGATCCGCGACCCCGAGCTGATCTCGGCGGCGTCCGAGGTGGGGGTGATGCTGCTGCTGTTCACCATCGGGATCGAGTTCAGCCTGGAGCGCCTGTCGCGGATCGCGCGGCTGATCTTCCTGGGCGGGGGGTTGCAGGTGGGCCTGACGGTTCTGGCGGCGGCCGGCGCGCTGCTGGCCTTCGGGGTGGGTGCGGCGGACGCGGTGTTCACGGGGTGCCTGCTGGCCCTGTCGAGCACCGCGATCGTGATGAAGCTGCTGGGCGAGCGGGGTGAGACGAACGCCCGGACGGGGCAGGTCAGTCTGGGCATCCTGATCTTCCAGGATCTGGCGGTGGTGCTGATGGTGCTGCTGATTCCCATGCTGGCCGGGCAGGGCGGCGGCGCGGCGGGCGTGCTGCTGGCCCTGGCGAAGGCGGGCGGGATCATCGCGCTGGTGCTCGTCGCGGCGCGGCGGGTGGTGCCGCCCCTGATGGAGGTCGTGGCGCGGACGTGCAGCACGGAGATCTTCCTGCTGGCGGTCGTGGCGCTGTGCTTCGGCACGGCCAGCCTCACGGCGCTGGCGGGCGTGAGCCTGGCGCTGGGGGCGTTCCTGGCGGGCCTGCTCGTCAGCGAGAGCCGCTACGGCGCGCAGGCGATGGGCGAGATCCTGCCCCTCCAGATCCTGTTCAGCGCGGCGTTCTTCCTGTCGGTGGGCCTGCAGCTGAACCTGGGGTTCGTGGCGGGCAACCTGGGACTGGTGCTGGGCGCCGCCGCGCTCATCGCGCTGCTGAAGGTGCTCGTCACGTCGCTCAGCGTGCGGCTGCTGGGCGAGAGCTGGCGCACGGCGCTGCCGGTGGCGCTGCTGACCGGGCAGGTCGGGGAGTTCTCGTTCGTGCTCGCCACGACGGGCGCCGCGCTCGGCCTGAGTTTCGCCGGGCTGGGCGAGCGGGGCACCGGGGTCTTTATCGCGGCGACCGTGCTGCTCATGGCCTTCACGCCCGCCCTGGCGGCGCTGGGTGGGCCGCTGCTGGCCCGGCTGCCCTCCCCCACCCCGGCCGGGGCACGCGCGGCGGGCACGGACGCGACCGGCGAGGACCGGCGCGGGGACGGCGCCCACGGCCTGCCGGTCGCGGACCGGGTGGTGTTCCTGGGGTACGGCGCGCACGCCCGCCTGTCCGCCCGCGCCCTGAGCCGCGCGGGGCAGCCGTACTCGGTCGTCACGCGCAGCCCCGACGGCGCGAGTGAACTCCAGGGCCGCGGGGCGCCGGTGCTGATCGCGGACTACACCCGCGCCGGGCTGCTGCGTGAACTGGACATCGAGTCGGCCCGCGCCGTGGTCATCGCGGATGACGATCCCGAGATGACCGAGCGCAGCCTGAGCGTCCTGCGCACGGTCGCGCCGCAGGTGCGGGTGATCACGCGCGCCACCTCGCCCGAGGGTTTCGCGGGCTTGCAGGCGCTGGGCGCGCAGCACGTCCTGAGTGCCCACAAGGAGGTCGCGGCCGGCATCCTCGACCTGCTGACCCCGCCGGAGGTCACGCGGGCCGAACTGTCCCGTCACCTCGCGGAGCACCCGCCCGTGACCCTGAGCGCCACGCAGCGCGCCCAGTGCGAGCACGCCGCGCACAACGCCGGGCCGGTCACGCCGGAATCGGACGTGTGCCTGGAGTGCGTGGCCGCCGGGGACACCTGGGTGCACCTGCGGGTGTGCATGACCTGCGGGCACGTCGGCTGCTGCGATTCGAGCAAGAACCGCCACGCGACCCGCCACGCGCAGGGGCAGGGACACCCGGTCATCCGCAGCGCGGAACCCGGCGAGGACTGGGCGTACTGCTACGAGCACCGCTGGACGAAGTGA
- a CDS encoding FAD-binding oxidoreductase, translating into MTTTGLGGAALGAFRGRFGEALSTADAALDAHGRDESGLEAARPGAVLFARTEADVVEALALAREFRVPVVPFAAGSSLEGQLIPPPGALSLDLSGMTRVLEVRPGAFQATVEPGVTYPQLNRAARTHGLFFPVDPGAEATLGGMASTNASGTAAVRYGTTRENVLALRVALMDGRVLSLGSRARKSSAGYDLRHLFLGAEGTLGVITELTVRLWPLPAARLALRCAFPDVSSAARAATAVMGASAQPERLELMDARGLRAVNRHLGLQEPEVPTLWIELAGASAGALEDVRALCEELCRDAGALDVRVARQPEELEALWRARHHAFYALKALYPGEAFLSTDLCVPLDALPDILTFTEDGLRAEGLDASVLGHVGDGNFHVLFHAPPGSADWARIDALYARLVERTLALGGTCSGEHGVGLHKRRFLRAQHGGAVELMREVKTLLDPLNLLNPGKVLPDPA; encoded by the coding sequence ATGACGACAACCGGTCTGGGTGGGGCGGCGCTGGGGGCGTTCCGGGGGCGGTTCGGGGAGGCGCTGAGCACGGCGGACGCCGCGCTGGACGCGCACGGGCGGGACGAGAGCGGGCTGGAGGCGGCGCGGCCCGGCGCGGTGCTGTTCGCGCGGACCGAGGCAGACGTGGTGGAGGCGCTGGCGCTGGCGCGGGAGTTCCGGGTGCCGGTGGTGCCGTTCGCGGCGGGCAGCAGCCTGGAAGGGCAGCTGATCCCGCCGCCGGGCGCGCTGAGCCTGGACCTGAGCGGCATGACGCGCGTGCTGGAGGTGCGTCCGGGGGCGTTTCAGGCGACGGTGGAGCCGGGTGTGACGTACCCGCAGCTGAACCGCGCCGCGCGCACGCACGGCCTGTTCTTCCCGGTGGATCCGGGGGCGGAGGCGACGCTGGGCGGCATGGCGTCCACGAACGCGAGCGGCACGGCGGCCGTGCGCTACGGGACGACGCGGGAGAACGTGCTGGCGCTGCGGGTGGCGCTGATGGACGGGCGGGTGCTGTCGCTGGGCAGCCGGGCGCGCAAGAGCAGCGCCGGGTACGACCTGCGGCACCTGTTCCTGGGTGCGGAGGGCACGCTGGGCGTGATCACGGAGCTGACGGTACGGTTGTGGCCGCTGCCGGCCGCGCGGCTGGCGCTGCGCTGCGCGTTCCCGGACGTGAGCTCGGCGGCGCGGGCGGCGACGGCGGTGATGGGCGCGTCGGCGCAGCCGGAGCGGCTGGAACTCATGGACGCGCGGGGGTTGCGGGCCGTGAACCGCCACCTGGGGTTGCAGGAGCCGGAGGTGCCGACCCTGTGGATCGAACTGGCGGGCGCCTCGGCGGGCGCGCTGGAGGACGTCCGGGCGCTGTGCGAGGAACTGTGCCGCGACGCGGGGGCGCTGGACGTGCGGGTGGCCCGGCAGCCGGAGGAACTGGAGGCGCTGTGGCGGGCGCGGCATCACGCGTTCTACGCACTGAAGGCGCTGTATCCGGGCGAGGCGTTCCTCAGCACGGACCTGTGCGTGCCGCTGGACGCCCTGCCGGACATCCTGACCTTCACGGAAGACGGCCTGCGGGCGGAGGGGCTGGACGCGAGCGTGCTGGGGCACGTGGGGGACGGGAACTTTCACGTGCTGTTCCACGCGCCGCCCGGTTCGGCCGACTGGGCGCGGATCGACGCGCTGTACGCGCGGCTGGTCGAGCGGACGCTGGCGCTGGGCGGCACGTGCAGCGGCGAGCATGGCGTGGGGCTGCACAAGCGGCGGTTCCTGCGCGCCCAGCACGGGGGCGCCGTGGAGCTGATGCGCGAGGTGAAGACCCTGCTGGACCCGCTGAACCTGCTGAATCCCGGGAAGGTGCTGCCCGACCCGGCCTGA
- the argB gene encoding acetylglutamate kinase: MIVKYGGNAMKSLDLRRAVAAEIAALRAEQTVVVVHGGGPVIERELAARGLPSEFRAGLRVTTPEAMDVVEMALCQLNKQLSQDVGHAVGLMGRDSELLRAEVFDPGLGRVGRVTGVNADVLRALIGAGLTPVVGCVAVGPDGDALNVNADTAAGAVAGALNEGIVFLTDVDGVYRNYPDPESRAAHLTRAEVEAGIADGWIAGGMIPKVRAALDALDRGAPFAVIASGMHAGALSAAARGEAGTRVTP, from the coding sequence GTGATCGTCAAGTACGGCGGGAATGCCATGAAGAGCCTGGACCTGCGGCGCGCGGTCGCCGCCGAGATCGCCGCGCTGCGCGCCGAGCAGACCGTCGTGGTCGTGCACGGTGGCGGGCCCGTCATCGAGCGGGAACTCGCCGCGCGCGGCCTCCCCAGTGAGTTCCGTGCCGGGCTGCGCGTCACGACCCCCGAGGCGATGGACGTCGTGGAGATGGCGCTGTGTCAGCTGAACAAGCAGCTCAGCCAGGACGTGGGCCACGCGGTGGGCCTGATGGGCCGCGACTCGGAGCTGCTGCGCGCCGAGGTGTTCGACCCCGGTCTGGGCCGCGTGGGCCGCGTGACCGGCGTGAACGCCGACGTGCTGCGCGCCCTGATCGGCGCGGGCCTCACGCCCGTCGTGGGCTGCGTGGCCGTCGGCCCGGACGGGGACGCCCTGAACGTGAACGCCGATACCGCCGCCGGCGCAGTCGCGGGCGCCCTGAACGAGGGCATCGTGTTCCTGACCGACGTGGACGGCGTGTACCGCAATTACCCTGACCCGGAGAGCCGCGCCGCGCACCTCACCCGCGCCGAGGTCGAGGCGGGCATCGCGGACGGCTGGATCGCCGGCGGCATGATTCCCAAGGTGCGCGCCGCGCTCGACGCCCTGGACCGGGGCGCACCCTTCGCGGTGATCGCCAGCGGCATGCACGCCGGGGCCCTCTCCGCCGCCGCGCGCGGCGAGGCCGGCACGCGCGTGACGCCCTGA